A section of the Methanocaldococcus sp. FS406-22 genome encodes:
- a CDS encoding GTP cyclohydrolase III yields the protein MIQITVIQIDNYGPWTVTPNPRRESDLQALQSRLYADLNLMFGAHKGLVFYTRFDNLIAITNGIDLITHKRIQESIRNRYPFTVSMVIASAETPYEAQKLATETLQEYGSAQDENRKEVLDVANELVVDGYVQIAHIDINNITGTLTDIVSAYDTYLNVNKVKLALMEELLKHNALLFFIGGDNFMSPSNGMNEEDFLDIFNRINKKYKIELKAGIGIGRTAEDASNLADIGLEKIRGKLVDKNVCTLKQDDFLEQNITTGRLCGLQR from the coding sequence ATGATTCAAATAACAGTAATTCAAATAGACAATTACGGACCTTGGACAGTTACACCAAATCCAAGGAGAGAGAGTGATTTACAAGCTCTGCAGAGCAGATTATATGCTGATTTAAATCTCATGTTTGGGGCTCATAAGGGATTGGTGTTTTATACAAGATTTGATAATTTAATAGCAATAACAAATGGTATTGATTTAATTACACACAAAAGAATTCAGGAGAGTATAAGGAATAGGTATCCATTTACAGTTAGTATGGTTATTGCCTCTGCTGAAACACCTTATGAAGCTCAAAAATTAGCTACTGAAACACTTCAAGAGTATGGAAGTGCCCAGGATGAGAATAGGAAAGAGGTTTTAGATGTTGCCAATGAGTTAGTTGTTGATGGATACGTTCAGATTGCCCACATTGATATAAACAACATTACAGGAACTCTTACAGATATAGTGAGTGCCTATGACACCTATCTAAATGTAAATAAAGTTAAATTAGCATTGATGGAAGAGCTTTTAAAACATAATGCTTTGTTGTTTTTTATAGGTGGAGATAACTTCATGTCTCCATCAAATGGAATGAATGAGGAAGATTTCTTGGATATTTTCAACAGAATCAATAAAAAGTATAAGATAGAGCTAAAAGCAGGAATTGGGATAGGAAGAACTGCTGAAGATGCCTCAAACTTAGCAGATATTGGATTAGAAAAAATTAGAGGAAAGTTGGTTGATAAGAATGTATGCACTTTAAAGCAGGATGACTTTTTAGAGCAAAATATAACAACTGGAAGATTATGTGGATTACAAAGGTGA
- a CDS encoding MJ0144 family RNA dihydrouridine synthase-like protein: MNKKIEELNELDKKVVLAPMAGITDGDFCKKFKDLFAIVTIGGYNLDTATYKASREIEKRGRKEFSINLEEFNNYIIEQIKKARESNALVSVNVRFVNVEEAYDKLLTIAKHADVIELNCHCRQKEITSLGIGQELMKNKNLLKEFLTKMKELNKPIFLKIRLNYIPLKELIDNLNYVRDYFDGLHVDCFYPGKPYADLNSLKTLAEEFSDKVIIGNNSIDSLEKAKEMLRYSDFVSVARTVLKGNVKWIKELNERDI, from the coding sequence ATGAACAAAAAAATAGAAGAATTAAATGAGTTAGATAAAAAAGTTGTCTTAGCTCCAATGGCAGGCATTACTGATGGGGATTTCTGCAAAAAATTTAAGGATTTGTTTGCCATTGTTACCATTGGTGGTTATAATTTAGATACTGCAACTTATAAAGCAAGTAGGGAGATAGAGAAAAGGGGAAGAAAGGAATTTTCTATAAATTTGGAGGAGTTCAACAACTATATAATTGAGCAAATAAAAAAGGCAAGAGAAAGCAATGCCTTAGTTTCAGTTAATGTTAGATTTGTTAATGTTGAAGAAGCTTATGATAAATTATTAACCATTGCCAAACATGCTGATGTCATTGAACTTAACTGCCATTGTAGGCAGAAGGAAATAACTTCATTAGGTATAGGGCAAGAGTTAATGAAAAATAAAAATCTTCTGAAAGAATTTTTGACTAAAATGAAAGAGTTAAATAAACCAATTTTTTTAAAAATAAGGTTAAATTACATCCCATTAAAAGAGTTAATAGATAATTTAAACTATGTGAGAGATTATTTTGATGGATTGCACGTTGATTGTTTTTATCCAGGAAAACCTTATGCTGATTTAAACTCATTAAAAACCTTAGCAGAAGAATTTAGTGATAAGGTAATAATTGGAAACAACTCAATCGATTCATTAGAAAAAGCTAAGGAAATGCTAAGATACTCTGATTTTGTATCTGTTGCAAGGACTGTTTTAAAAGGTAATGTTAAATGGATAAAAGAGCTAAATGAAAGAGACATTTAA
- the hemA gene encoding glutamyl-tRNA reductase, with protein MIILKADYKKYNVSELEKLRMDEEKFYETFDNAILLQTCNRVEIIFDADSLEEIKGIENIDLEKFDILFGDEAIEHLFRVASGLESMIVGENQILGQLKNAYLKAKEKGKISKKLEKIILKAIHTGQRARVETKINEGGVSIGSAAVELAEKIFGLEGKNVLLIGAGEMANLVIKALKEKNIKAIIVANRTYEKAEKLAKELGGMAIKFDKLEEALRYADIVISATGAPHPILNKERLKNAGKTIIIDIANPRDTTDDIRELPDIFLFTIDDLKLVAEENLKKRKGEIPKVEMIICEEMEQLKELLDKMKFETAIKELGQYIENVRKKEVEKAKKILKNKNKSVEEVLEDFSKALCKRIIYDIIKIFENVEDKEVFECLAKEFKKLGSKNKN; from the coding sequence ATGATAATACTAAAAGCTGATTATAAGAAATACAACGTTTCTGAATTAGAAAAGCTTAGAATGGATGAAGAAAAATTTTATGAGACATTTGACAATGCCATATTATTACAAACATGTAACAGAGTTGAGATAATCTTTGATGCAGATAGCTTAGAAGAGATTAAAGGAATTGAAAATATAGATTTAGAAAAGTTTGATATTCTATTTGGAGATGAAGCAATAGAACATCTTTTTAGAGTTGCCTCTGGCTTGGAATCAATGATTGTTGGAGAAAACCAAATACTTGGGCAGTTAAAAAATGCCTATCTAAAAGCAAAAGAGAAAGGGAAAATTTCTAAGAAATTGGAGAAGATTATTTTAAAAGCAATACATACTGGACAAAGGGCAAGAGTTGAAACAAAGATTAATGAGGGGGGAGTTTCAATTGGCTCTGCGGCAGTTGAATTGGCAGAGAAGATTTTTGGATTAGAAGGGAAAAATGTCTTATTAATTGGAGCTGGAGAGATGGCAAATTTAGTTATAAAGGCATTAAAAGAAAAGAACATTAAAGCAATTATTGTAGCAAACAGAACTTATGAAAAAGCTGAAAAATTGGCTAAAGAACTTGGTGGAATGGCTATAAAGTTTGATAAATTGGAAGAAGCCTTAAGATATGCCGATATAGTTATATCAGCAACAGGGGCCCCACACCCAATTTTAAATAAAGAGCGATTAAAAAATGCTGGAAAGACAATTATTATAGATATAGCCAATCCAAGAGATACAACTGATGATATTAGAGAGTTGCCAGATATTTTTTTATTTACAATCGATGATTTGAAGTTAGTTGCTGAGGAAAATTTAAAGAAGAGGAAAGGAGAAATTCCAAAGGTTGAGATGATTATTTGTGAGGAGATGGAGCAGTTAAAAGAACTTCTTGATAAAATGAAATTTGAGACTGCAATAAAAGAACTTGGGCAGTATATTGAAAATGTAAGAAAAAAGGAAGTTGAAAAAGCGAAAAAGATATTAAAGAATAAAAATAAATCTGTTGAGGAAGTTTTAGAAGATTTTTCAAAGGCATTGTGTAAAAGGATAATTTACGATATAATAAAGATATTTGAGAATGTGGAAGATAAAGAGGTTTTTGAGTGCTTAGCCAAAGAATTTAAAAAACTCGGTAGTAAAAATAAAAATTAA
- a CDS encoding HEPN domain-containing protein: MFYCAKALLLTKEISPKKHSGILKMFAKEFIKTNELSVELFEYITEAYDYRANC; encoded by the coding sequence ATGTTTTATTGTGCTAAGGCTTTATTATTAACAAAAGAAATTAGCCCTAAAAAACATAGTGGAATTTTAAAAATGTTTGCAAAAGAATTTATAAAAACTAATGAGTTAAGTGTCGAATTGTTCGAATATATAACCGAAGCGTATGATTATAGGGCAAACTGCTGA
- a CDS encoding nucleotidyltransferase domain-containing protein: MEIIEIIKEFKKDILTILKDKLDRVILFGSYARGDYDEESDVDILILVKEMPTLKEKEKIIKIASRYSLKYDILISPIIYKKTIRTSFIDEVESYGIEI, encoded by the coding sequence ATGGAAATCATTGAAATTATAAAGGAGTTTAAAAAGGATATATTAACCATTTTAAAAGATAAATTGGATAGAGTCATTTTATTTGGAAGTTATGCAAGAGGAGATTATGATGAAGAGAGTGACGTTGATATTTTAATTTTGGTTAAAGAAATGCCTACTCTTAAAGAAAAAGAAAAAATTATTAAAATTGCTTCAAGATATTCGTTAAAATATGATATTTTAATTAGCCCAATAATTTACAAAAAAACTATAAGAACATCTTTTATTGATGAGGTTGAAAGTTATGGAATTGAAATATAA
- a CDS encoding bifunctional precorrin-2 dehydrogenase/sirohydrochlorin ferrochelatase, translating into MLPVLLSFEGKKVAVFGCGSVGKRRAKKILKSGGIVDIYSKEFDEEIKKLKENNKNLNLIEIDVESLDDEELKNIIMGYDFIVTAINDKINKRIVRLAKELNKFVNSSTKTEGVNFIIPAYTEVDEVIFSIYTKGKSPLIAKHIRIFVENYLKSTDINMMAYMREFLKETIPKQRDREKILKKIFEDKKFREELKRLIEKWENGNH; encoded by the coding sequence TTGCTTCCTGTTTTGTTATCTTTTGAAGGAAAAAAAGTTGCAGTATTTGGTTGTGGAAGTGTAGGAAAGAGAAGGGCTAAGAAAATATTAAAAAGTGGGGGAATTGTTGATATCTACTCTAAGGAATTTGATGAAGAAATAAAAAAATTAAAAGAAAATAATAAAAACCTAAATTTAATTGAAATTGATGTTGAAAGCTTAGACGATGAAGAGTTAAAAAATATTATAATGGGCTATGATTTCATAGTAACGGCCATCAATGATAAAATTAATAAAAGGATAGTTAGATTAGCTAAAGAGTTAAACAAATTTGTAAATTCCTCAACAAAGACAGAAGGAGTTAATTTTATCATCCCTGCCTATACAGAAGTTGATGAGGTAATATTTAGCATATACACAAAAGGAAAAAGCCCTTTAATAGCTAAGCATATAAGAATTTTTGTTGAAAACTATCTAAAATCAACTGACATAAATATGATGGCATATATGAGAGAGTTTTTAAAAGAGACAATTCCTAAACAGAGAGACCGAGAAAAAATATTAAAAAAGATTTTTGAAGATAAGAAATTTAGAGAAGAATTAAAAAGATTAATAGAGAAGTGGGAAAATGGAAATCATTGA
- a CDS encoding B12-binding domain-containing radical SAM protein codes for MKALIIDCLASGDGKRILARDVIGAGPRTVKGILQNEGVEAKITPVEDLDIKDAKKYNLIFISAMTSDFKCVKKLVERIRLKTNSKIIVGGPIANDINLLEKVEADISIVGEGEITIRELIKKDFDAEDVKGTTYWDYNEDELKINPLREILTDLKLITPSTEIKDYKNYFSARVYVEVVRGCSNFKRPLLLCTNKKCNLCENGTLKCPLNINPGCGFCSVPSVFGYARSRDEEDILKEVESLLEEGVKRIVLSAPDFLDYERGERLINPNFPEPNYEAIESLLSNCKDLADKYNANILIENIKANLFDERVAEIFSKYLKTPIYIGCESGDKEHCRLLGRPATPDDVLKAVKIAKKYNLKAQVYLIYGLPGENKDTAKNTVNFMHKIKPYIDKITVYKFRPLPMSAFQNFKPNITKHSLLIRETANKINLEIKKKYVGKVLEVIISERHFRNKRDAIGYLPDSGLMVVVKDGAKFIGKTKKVKIIKAYEKYLEGKIIGD; via the coding sequence ATGAAAGCATTAATTATTGATTGTTTAGCTTCTGGTGATGGAAAAAGAATTTTAGCAAGGGACGTTATTGGAGCTGGGCCGAGAACAGTTAAAGGTATTTTGCAGAATGAGGGAGTTGAAGCTAAGATAACACCAGTAGAAGATTTAGATATTAAAGATGCTAAAAAATACAATCTAATTTTTATTAGTGCAATGACTTCTGACTTTAAATGTGTTAAAAAATTAGTTGAAAGAATTAGATTAAAAACTAACAGTAAAATAATTGTCGGAGGGCCAATAGCTAATGATATAAACCTTTTAGAAAAAGTAGAGGCAGATATAAGCATAGTTGGAGAGGGGGAGATAACAATAAGGGAATTGATAAAAAAGGACTTTGATGCTGAAGATGTTAAAGGAACAACATATTGGGATTATAATGAAGATGAATTAAAAATAAACCCTTTGAGAGAGATTTTAACTGATTTAAAGCTAATAACTCCATCAACAGAAATTAAAGACTATAAAAATTACTTCTCTGCGAGAGTTTATGTTGAGGTTGTTAGAGGTTGTAGCAATTTTAAAAGACCCCTATTACTATGCACTAACAAAAAATGTAACTTATGTGAAAATGGAACATTAAAATGCCCTTTAAATATAAATCCTGGTTGTGGTTTCTGCTCCGTCCCTTCTGTCTTTGGATATGCAAGAAGTAGAGATGAAGAAGATATATTAAAAGAAGTTGAATCTTTATTAGAGGAAGGAGTTAAAAGAATAGTTCTTTCTGCCCCAGATTTTTTAGATTATGAAAGAGGGGAGAGATTAATAAATCCTAACTTCCCAGAACCAAACTATGAAGCAATTGAATCTTTATTATCAAATTGCAAAGATTTGGCTGATAAATATAATGCAAACATATTAATTGAGAATATAAAGGCAAATTTGTTTGATGAAAGAGTGGCAGAGATATTTAGCAAATATCTAAAAACCCCAATCTATATTGGTTGTGAGAGTGGGGATAAAGAGCATTGCAGATTATTAGGAAGACCTGCAACACCAGATGATGTCTTAAAAGCTGTTAAAATAGCAAAAAAATATAATTTAAAAGCTCAGGTCTATTTAATTTATGGATTACCTGGAGAAAATAAAGATACTGCAAAAAACACAGTTAATTTTATGCATAAGATTAAACCATATATTGACAAAATAACTGTCTATAAATTTAGACCTCTGCCGATGTCTGCATTTCAAAATTTTAAGCCAAATATTACCAAGCATTCTTTACTAATTAGAGAAACAGCCAATAAAATAAATTTAGAGATAAAGAAAAAATATGTAGGAAAAGTTTTAGAAGTTATAATATCAGAAAGACACTTTAGAAATAAAAGAGATGCTATTGGCTATCTTCCAGATAGCGGATTAATGGTTGTTGTTAAAGATGGAGCTAAATTTATTGGAAAAACAAAGAAAGTTAAAATAATTAAAGCTTATGAAAAGTATTTAGAAGGAAAAATTATAGGTGATTAA
- a CDS encoding biotin--[acetyl-CoA-carboxylase] ligase, with protein MEIIHLSEIDSTNDYAKELAKEGKRNFVVLADKQNNGKGRWGRVWYSDEGGMYFSIVLDSKLYNPKVVNLLVPICIIETLKNYVDKELGIKFPNDIMVKVDGGYKKLGGILAELTDDYMIIGIGINVNNQIRNEIREIAISLKEIVGKELDKVEIFNDFLKTFESYLEKLKNKEIDDYEILKKYKKYSITIGKQVKIFLSNNEVITGKVYDIDFDGIVLGTEEGIERIPSGICIHVR; from the coding sequence ATGGAAATCATACATCTAAGTGAAATTGATTCAACAAACGACTATGCTAAAGAGTTAGCAAAAGAAGGAAAGAGAAACTTTGTTGTTTTAGCTGATAAACAAAATAATGGGAAAGGAAGATGGGGAAGAGTTTGGTATTCTGATGAAGGAGGGATGTATTTTTCAATAGTTTTAGATTCTAAACTATATAATCCAAAAGTTGTGAATCTATTAGTCCCTATTTGTATCATTGAGACATTAAAAAACTATGTAGATAAAGAGCTTGGGATAAAATTTCCAAATGATATAATGGTTAAGGTTGATGGTGGTTATAAAAAACTTGGAGGAATATTAGCTGAGCTAACTGATGATTATATGATTATAGGAATTGGAATAAATGTGAATAATCAAATAAGGAATGAGATTAGAGAGATAGCAATCTCTTTAAAAGAAATTGTTGGGAAAGAGCTTGATAAGGTAGAGATATTCAATGATTTCCTAAAGACATTTGAAAGTTACTTGGAAAAACTCAAAAATAAAGAGATAGATGATTATGAGATACTAAAAAAATATAAAAAATACTCAATAACCATTGGAAAGCAGGTAAAAATCTTTTTATCAAATAATGAAGTTATTACAGGAAAAGTTTATGATATTGACTTTGATGGTATTGTTTTGGGAACTGAAGAAGGTATTGAGAGAATCCCTTCTGGAATTTGCATCCATGTAAGATAA
- a CDS encoding cupin domain-containing protein: MVTMKIIKTEYDKIKPYITKDGSIIRELMHPNIYKNVKQSLAEAIVPVGSKTLLHKHHKSEEIYYILEGKGLMTLGNEKFEVKKGDAILIPPETPHKIENIGNVPLKILCCSFPPYSHEDTEILEK; the protein is encoded by the coding sequence ATGGTAACCATGAAAATAATAAAAACTGAATATGACAAAATTAAGCCCTACATTACCAAAGATGGCTCAATAATTAGAGAATTAATGCATCCAAACATTTATAAAAATGTAAAACAAAGTTTAGCGGAGGCAATAGTTCCTGTAGGTTCTAAAACTTTATTACATAAACATCACAAATCTGAAGAGATATATTATATCTTAGAGGGAAAGGGATTAATGACATTGGGTAATGAAAAATTTGAAGTTAAAAAAGGAGATGCCATATTAATTCCTCCTGAAACTCCCCATAAAATTGAAAATATTGGTAATGTCCCTTTAAAGATATTGTGTTGCAGTTTTCCACCATATTCTCATGAAGATACTGAAATATTAGAAAAATAA
- a CDS encoding TIGR00304 family protein, with protein MKPILIFLGIILMFIGFFMITLGMILPSSQENYKKQETEENNVEYSGIIMIGPIPIVFGNSPGLMILSVLIAILMIVWMFLFAFGIRIK; from the coding sequence ATGAAGCCAATATTAATATTTTTAGGCATTATTTTGATGTTTATTGGATTTTTTATGATAACTTTAGGAATGATTCTGCCAAGTTCTCAAGAAAATTATAAAAAACAAGAAACTGAGGAGAATAATGTTGAATATTCTGGGATTATAATGATTGGGCCAATTCCTATAGTCTTTGGAAATTCCCCAGGTTTGATGATTCTTTCTGTATTAATAGCAATATTGATGATTGTTTGGATGTTTTTATTTGCTTTTGGAATAAGAATAAAATAA
- the guaB gene encoding IMP dehydrogenase — MAYTFDDVLLVPNASWVEPKDTDVSTDLAGLKLNIPIISAAMDTVTEKEMAIALARLGGLGVIHRNMSIEEQVHQVQAVKKADEVVIKDVITVSPDDTIGDAINVMETYSISGLPVVDNEDKLVGIITHRDVKAVEDKTKKVKDVMTKDVVCAKEDVEEEEALELMYANRVERLPIVDDENKLIGIITLRDILKRRKYPQAARDKKGRLLVAAACGPHDFKRAKALIEAEVDAIAIDCAHAHNMRVVENVKKFKEMLEGTDTKLIVGNIATKEAAEDLIKAGADVLKVGIGPGSICTTRVVAGVGVPQLTAVAEVADVAKERGVPVIADGGIRYSGDIAKAIAAGADAVMLGSLLAGTDEAPGQLMVINGRKYKQYRGMGSLGAMTGGVGAGADRYFQSAKSHMKHVKLVPEGVEGAVPYKGAVSEVIFQLIGGLRASMGYCGAKNLKEMQEKARFVIITPSGQVESHPHDIIITNEAPNYPLGK; from the coding sequence ATGGCATATACTTTTGATGATGTTTTATTAGTTCCAAATGCCTCATGGGTTGAGCCAAAGGATACTGATGTTTCTACAGATTTAGCAGGTTTGAAGTTAAATATTCCAATAATCTCTGCGGCAATGGATACAGTAACAGAAAAAGAGATGGCCATTGCTTTAGCGAGATTAGGCGGTTTGGGAGTTATACACAGAAACATGTCCATAGAGGAGCAAGTTCATCAAGTTCAGGCAGTTAAAAAAGCTGATGAAGTAGTTATTAAAGATGTTATCACGGTATCTCCAGATGATACTATTGGAGATGCAATAAATGTTATGGAAACATACTCTATCAGCGGATTGCCAGTTGTTGATAATGAAGATAAATTAGTTGGAATTATAACACACAGAGATGTTAAAGCCGTTGAAGACAAGACAAAAAAGGTTAAAGATGTGATGACTAAAGATGTCGTTTGTGCTAAAGAAGATGTTGAAGAAGAAGAAGCTTTAGAGTTGATGTATGCAAATAGAGTAGAAAGATTGCCTATAGTTGATGATGAAAATAAATTAATTGGTATTATAACATTAAGAGATATTTTAAAGAGGAGAAAGTATCCACAGGCTGCAAGGGATAAAAAAGGAAGATTGTTAGTTGCAGCTGCCTGCGGTCCTCATGATTTTAAGAGGGCTAAGGCATTAATTGAGGCAGAGGTCGATGCTATTGCCATTGATTGTGCTCATGCTCATAACATGAGGGTTGTTGAGAATGTAAAGAAATTTAAAGAGATGTTGGAGGGAACTGACACAAAATTAATTGTTGGGAATATAGCTACTAAAGAAGCGGCGGAGGATTTAATTAAAGCAGGAGCAGATGTTTTAAAGGTTGGAATAGGGCCAGGTTCAATTTGTACTACAAGGGTTGTTGCCGGAGTTGGAGTTCCGCAATTAACAGCCGTTGCCGAAGTGGCTGATGTCGCTAAAGAACGTGGAGTTCCTGTTATAGCAGATGGGGGAATAAGATACAGTGGAGATATTGCTAAAGCTATAGCAGCTGGAGCAGATGCTGTTATGCTCGGTTCATTATTAGCTGGAACTGACGAAGCCCCTGGGCAATTAATGGTTATCAATGGAAGGAAGTATAAGCAGTATAGAGGAATGGGTTCATTAGGAGCTATGACTGGAGGAGTTGGAGCAGGAGCTGATAGATACTTCCAATCAGCAAAAAGTCATATGAAACATGTAAAATTAGTACCTGAAGGAGTTGAAGGAGCTGTCCCATACAAAGGGGCTGTTAGTGAGGTTATATTCCAGCTAATTGGTGGTTTAAGAGCTTCAATGGGCTACTGCGGAGCTAAAAATCTAAAAGAAATGCAAGAAAAGGCAAGATTTGTAATTATAACACCAAGTGGACAAGTTGAAAGCCATCCACACGATATTATTATAACTAACGAAGCCCCTAATTACCCACTAGGTAAGTAA
- a CDS encoding CheF family chemotaxis protein, with translation MTDKSSEIARFSGKGILLTPKTLEKPLLKWEKLEIILYKDKIVFEFVDKTIEVGVEDIEDVGAELPKKVLEIAKSTLEDITYHSSIIIKSKEYGSVMVGFAPETSIYGKAPIDNFLRKLFYILLNKKEVKILYNAGEDKDAKWEEGFLTFIKKRIKDGLISKIEYRLVIEVLVNGDAKIYDIFSNIKDVEIEEKDVNGEIEPVLKIQQLKEGKDVISYLYTKDKRVRLFILRYLVILLDYKHVGILRYLQETVE, from the coding sequence ATGACAGATAAATCCTCAGAAATTGCAAGATTTTCAGGAAAAGGAATATTGCTCACACCAAAAACTTTAGAAAAACCATTATTAAAGTGGGAAAAACTGGAAATAATACTTTATAAAGATAAAATTGTATTTGAATTCGTAGATAAGACAATTGAGGTGGGGGTAGAAGATATTGAAGACGTGGGGGCAGAATTACCCAAAAAAGTTCTTGAGATTGCTAAATCTACATTGGAGGACATCACCTACCATTCATCAATAATCATCAAATCTAAAGAGTATGGTAGTGTAATGGTGGGGTTTGCTCCAGAGACATCAATCTATGGTAAAGCTCCAATAGACAATTTTTTAAGGAAATTGTTTTACATCTTATTGAATAAAAAAGAAGTAAAGATATTATACAATGCAGGGGAAGATAAAGATGCTAAATGGGAGGAGGGATTTTTAACATTTATTAAAAAACGTATTAAAGATGGATTGATATCAAAAATAGAATACAGGTTAGTAATAGAGGTATTGGTGAACGGTGACGCTAAAATATACGATATATTTAGTAATATAAAGGATGTTGAAATAGAGGAAAAAGATGTAAATGGAGAAATAGAACCTGTGTTAAAGATACAACAGTTAAAAGAAGGGAAGGATGTGATATCATACTTATACACTAAAGATAAAAGGGTGAGATTATTTATACTCAGATACCTGGTAATATTGTTAGATTATAAGCATGTTGGAATTTTGCGTTATCTTCAGGAAACGGTGGAATAG
- a CDS encoding sugar phosphate isomerase/epimerase family protein, with protein MKMGVSTSLFLDTDKNLSDALEILEKRVKYVEIGCDGNLNVMLDGNVELAQSYDLNYTLHCPITDLNLSSYREKIRKVSLDFVKDILEIATKIDAKLIVLHPGYCVFKYDYEKALNSLIKSLKDLNNIQEEFSIQITIENMPSYDMFMFRKPDKEVIENLDELKITFDIGHSFLNNNIEDFLKISDMIAHIHIHDNNGEFDEHLCIGKGKINFNNFKKDLKKINAIKMIELQNKSINDLDLCINNLRELLR; from the coding sequence ATGAAAATGGGGGTATCAACAAGCTTGTTTTTAGATACCGATAAAAACTTATCTGATGCCCTTGAGATTTTAGAGAAAAGAGTTAAATACGTTGAAATAGGATGTGACGGGAATCTAAACGTTATGTTAGATGGTAATGTTGAATTAGCTCAATCTTATGATTTAAACTATACCTTACACTGCCCTATAACAGATTTAAATTTATCTTCTTATAGGGAGAAGATAAGAAAGGTTAGTTTAGATTTTGTTAAAGATATTTTAGAGATAGCTACTAAAATTGATGCCAAATTAATAGTTTTACATCCAGGATACTGTGTCTTTAAATATGATTATGAAAAAGCATTGAATTCATTAATTAAGAGCTTAAAAGATTTAAACAATATCCAAGAAGAGTTTAGTATTCAGATAACTATTGAAAATATGCCCTCCTATGATATGTTTATGTTCAGAAAGCCAGATAAGGAGGTTATTGAGAACTTAGATGAGCTAAAAATAACCTTCGATATAGGACACTCTTTTTTAAATAACAATATTGAAGATTTTTTAAAAATCTCTGATATGATAGCTCATATCCATATTCATGACAATAATGGAGAGTTTGATGAACATCTATGCATTGGCAAGGGAAAAATTAACTTTAATAATTTTAAAAAAGATTTAAAAAAGATTAACGCCATAAAGATGATAGAGTTGCAGAACAAGAGCATCAATGATTTAGATTTATGCATAAATAATCTAAGAGAGCTTTTGAGGTAA
- a CDS encoding adenosylcobinamide amidohydrolase codes for MIERVLEMDDWKAYKIPHTVEIEDDVENTKTLVIEFENRRRVLSTREGFKEVKYVGNHSIPVPFWDKVHNYKDYESQVLNKIGIKKEDIALLSTGANMDNLAVAKEEFDEFYVVALTTAGAKHNAIRLGDEEADYIEKDFKTYKIVDGKIVPKEEVGTVNIILITNANLTDGAMARAIITITEAKTNAFQELNIRSTKHPELQATGTGTDNIVVVKGFGRGVNYTGGHTKIGEMIAKAVKRSVIEALIKQDEIKI; via the coding sequence ATGATAGAAAGAGTTTTAGAGATGGATGATTGGAAAGCCTACAAAATCCCTCACACAGTTGAGATTGAAGATGATGTTGAGAACACAAAAACCTTGGTAATAGAGTTTGAAAATAGGAGGAGGGTCTTATCAACAAGAGAAGGGTTTAAAGAGGTCAAATATGTAGGAAATCACTCAATTCCAGTTCCATTTTGGGATAAGGTTCATAACTATAAAGATTATGAAAGCCAAGTTTTAAATAAAATTGGCATTAAAAAAGAGGATATAGCTTTGTTATCAACTGGGGCAAATATGGACAACTTAGCTGTAGCAAAAGAGGAGTTTGATGAGTTTTATGTTGTTGCTTTAACAACTGCTGGAGCTAAGCATAATGCCATAAGGTTGGGAGATGAAGAGGCAGATTATATAGAGAAGGATTTCAAAACCTACAAGATAGTTGATGGAAAGATTGTGCCTAAGGAAGAGGTTGGAACAGTCAATATAATATTAATAACAAACGCTAATCTAACCGATGGAGCTATGGCAAGGGCAATAATAACCATTACAGAGGCAAAAACTAATGCCTTCCAAGAGTTAAATATAAGAAGCACAAAGCATCCAGAACTTCAAGCTACTGGGACTGGAACAGACAATATAGTTGTTGTTAAGGGATTCGGTAGAGGGGTTAATTACACTGGAGGACATACAAAGATTGGGGAGATGATAGCAAAGGCTGTTAAAAGAAGTGTTATCGAAGCTTTGATAAAACAAGATGAAATAAAAATATAA